The following are encoded together in the Bacteroidales bacterium MB20-C3-3 genome:
- the thrA gene encoding bifunctional aspartate kinase/homoserine dehydrogenase I — MQVLKFGGSSVANAVNISKVAAITAEAVKKDRTILVLSAIGGCTDSLIEAGRAASAQDLRYLTIIDSLESRHIEIIDELIPIDFRPAIELKVKNIFNQLRDVCKGVCSLRELSPGSLDLIVSFGELLSTRIASVKFTSMGIGNHWEDSRDIVKTVKHGDVNTAEINKTYSNIRKLLSSEKSRLHIIPGFISSDLQKRTTTLGRGGSDYTASLFAAAAGARVLQIWSDVDGMMTADPRIVPDAKCIRHISYKEAQELSHFGAKVIYPPTIQPAIESGIPIEVKNTFNPQAPGTYIESSPPETRGKIRGISGSSNIALLSMEGSGMVGIPGYSSRLFGALAGAGINIILITQASSVHTMCVAISESDADKAKEAADSAFAYEISLSKVNPLSVERGFSIISLVGDDMKNQSGTGGKMFNALGSEGINIRAIAQGSSEKNISVVVSSQDFNEAMRAVHKEFFGKRGERINLFIAGYGSVAKQLISILSEREDIAIAGITNSRKMLLSKTGIVPDKIAEWLESGEDADIANFLSRAADMGLNNSIFADCTANGVVASSYSEFAMKGFSVVTCNKIALSAPLESWSRMRESFASSGKRILYETTVGAALPVIATIKQMVQSGDRIEKIEAILSGTLNYLLSSYNGTESIASLVSRAKELGYTEPDPRQDLSGTDVGRKALILSREIGILREPEDVDVKPFVPEDVEKLYKIAEAKGEKLRYVATISGTECRAGVQSLPADHPLAGTNGTNNTIIITSRDYPSPIVISGAGAGARQTATGLFNDILIAGL, encoded by the coding sequence ATCTCACTATTATTGACAGTCTTGAATCCCGTCATATTGAGATTATTGATGAACTCATTCCAATAGACTTTCGTCCTGCAATTGAGTTAAAGGTCAAGAATATTTTCAATCAACTCAGAGATGTATGCAAAGGAGTATGTTCGCTTAGGGAGTTAAGCCCGGGCTCTCTCGACCTTATAGTGAGTTTTGGAGAGCTGTTATCCACCAGAATTGCCAGCGTCAAATTTACATCAATGGGGATAGGTAATCACTGGGAAGATTCAAGAGATATAGTTAAGACAGTAAAACACGGAGATGTAAATACTGCAGAGATAAACAAGACATACTCCAATATCCGCAAATTGCTAAGCTCAGAAAAATCCAGACTTCATATAATCCCAGGCTTTATATCATCAGATTTGCAAAAGAGAACTACTACACTGGGCAGAGGAGGTTCTGACTATACCGCCTCCCTCTTTGCTGCCGCAGCAGGTGCAAGAGTTCTTCAGATATGGAGCGATGTAGATGGAATGATGACTGCAGACCCAAGAATTGTTCCGGATGCTAAATGCATAAGACATATATCATATAAAGAGGCTCAGGAGTTATCTCATTTTGGGGCAAAGGTTATATATCCGCCTACAATCCAGCCGGCTATAGAGAGCGGAATACCAATTGAAGTAAAAAACACATTTAACCCTCAGGCCCCGGGAACCTATATTGAATCTTCTCCTCCGGAGACCAGAGGAAAAATACGAGGAATATCGGGGAGCAGTAATATAGCTCTTCTCTCAATGGAGGGTAGCGGAATGGTGGGAATCCCGGGCTACTCATCGCGACTGTTTGGAGCACTTGCCGGTGCAGGGATTAATATTATTCTTATTACACAGGCATCCTCTGTCCATACTATGTGCGTAGCAATATCGGAGAGTGATGCTGACAAAGCAAAGGAGGCTGCAGACAGTGCATTTGCTTATGAAATAAGCCTTTCAAAAGTTAATCCTCTTAGCGTGGAGAGAGGTTTTTCAATAATTTCACTTGTTGGAGACGATATGAAGAACCAATCCGGGACAGGGGGTAAGATGTTCAATGCACTTGGAAGCGAAGGGATAAACATTAGGGCTATTGCCCAGGGATCAAGCGAGAAGAATATATCAGTAGTAGTTTCAAGCCAAGATTTCAATGAGGCAATGAGAGCTGTCCATAAAGAGTTTTTTGGAAAGAGAGGGGAGAGAATAAACCTTTTTATTGCAGGATACGGGAGTGTTGCAAAGCAGCTGATCTCTATTCTCTCTGAAAGGGAGGATATTGCAATAGCCGGGATAACCAACAGTCGCAAAATGCTCCTCTCCAAAACCGGAATTGTCCCTGATAAAATTGCAGAGTGGCTGGAGTCAGGGGAGGATGCAGACATTGCAAATTTTCTTTCAAGAGCAGCCGATATGGGTTTAAACAACAGCATATTTGCAGATTGTACTGCCAACGGAGTTGTTGCTTCATCATATTCAGAGTTTGCAATGAAGGGGTTCTCAGTTGTCACATGCAACAAAATTGCCCTTAGCGCTCCTCTTGAGAGCTGGAGCAGAATGAGAGAGAGCTTTGCCTCGTCAGGAAAAAGAATTCTGTACGAGACTACAGTAGGAGCAGCCTTGCCTGTAATTGCGACTATAAAACAGATGGTTCAGTCAGGAGACAGAATTGAGAAAATTGAGGCTATCCTTTCAGGTACACTAAACTACCTGCTCAGTTCATACAACGGGACAGAGAGTATTGCCTCTCTGGTAAGCAGAGCAAAAGAGTTGGGTTACACAGAGCCCGATCCAAGGCAGGACCTCTCCGGAACCGATGTTGGACGCAAAGCCCTTATTTTGAGCAGGGAGATCGGGATTTTAAGAGAGCCGGAAGATGTTGATGTTAAGCCATTCGTTCCTGAAGATGTTGAGAAGCTATATAAAATTGCCGAGGCAAAAGGAGAGAAGCTAAGATATGTTGCAACAATTTCCGGAACCGAATGCAGAGCAGGCGTGCAGTCTCTTCCTGCTGATCATCCGCTCGCTGGCACGAATGGCACAAATAATACTATTATTATAACAAGCCGGGACTATCCCTCACCAATAGTTATATCAGGAGCCGGTGCAGGTGCTAGACAAACAGCAACAGGTCTCTTCAATGATATTCTAATTGCAGGTTTATGA
- a CDS encoding aspartate-semialdehyde dehydrogenase, with amino-acid sequence MKVAVIGATGVVGRKMTEILSERSFPISTLIPVASERSVGQFIGADKIVTVKDALGMKPDIALFSAGSDISREWAPRFAEAGCRVIDNSSCWRMDPRIKLIVPEVNGCDLTPSDMIIANPNCSTIQMVVALARLHDKLKIKRIVVSTYQSVTGSGQKGIAQLERERASSLNQIPSAEQRGHAYPHPIDKNLIPHIDSFTDNGYTKEEMKMINETQKIFGDSSIAVTATTVRVPVERGHSESVNVTFEREFEMEQIVEILKQTPGVELQDNPELNQYPMPLYSFGKDQVFVGRVRRDFSTQNSINLWIVADNLRRGAATNAVMIAEQLTPFCKIS; translated from the coding sequence ATGAAAGTAGCTGTTATTGGAGCAACAGGAGTGGTGGGGAGGAAGATGACCGAGATTCTCTCGGAACGCAGCTTCCCCATTAGTACCCTTATACCAGTGGCCTCAGAGAGGTCTGTTGGTCAGTTTATTGGAGCGGATAAAATTGTTACTGTTAAAGATGCTTTGGGGATGAAGCCGGATATTGCCCTCTTCTCCGCAGGATCAGATATCTCCCGAGAATGGGCCCCCAGATTTGCAGAGGCGGGATGCCGTGTTATTGACAACTCCTCCTGCTGGAGAATGGATCCAAGGATTAAGCTTATTGTACCAGAAGTTAACGGTTGCGATCTTACCCCCTCAGATATGATTATAGCAAATCCCAACTGCTCTACAATCCAGATGGTGGTTGCCCTGGCCCGTTTACACGATAAACTAAAGATAAAGAGGATAGTCGTTTCAACATACCAGTCAGTCACCGGCAGCGGCCAAAAAGGTATTGCGCAGCTGGAGAGGGAGAGAGCCTCCTCATTAAATCAGATTCCTTCAGCAGAGCAGAGAGGCCATGCATACCCTCACCCTATTGACAAAAACCTGATTCCGCACATAGACTCCTTTACCGATAACGGATACACTAAAGAGGAGATGAAGATGATAAATGAGACACAAAAGATTTTTGGAGATAGTTCAATTGCTGTCACAGCAACTACTGTACGTGTACCGGTTGAGAGAGGTCACTCGGAATCGGTAAATGTAACCTTTGAAAGGGAGTTTGAGATGGAGCAAATTGTAGAGATTTTAAAACAGACTCCGGGAGTGGAGCTACAGGATAATCCGGAACTTAACCAGTACCCCATGCCTTTGTACTCATTTGGAAAAGATCAGGTGTTTGTTGGGAGGGTTCGGAGAGACTTTTCCACACAAAACTCAATTAACCTCTGGATTGTTGCAGATAACTTAAGGCGAGGAGCTGCAACAAATGCAGTAATGATTGCTGAGCAACTCACTCCATTTTGCAAAATTTCTTAA
- a CDS encoding DNA topoisomerase IV subunit B, which yields MNTYTENEIKTLEWNEHIRRRPGMYIGKLGDGSSPDDGIYVLLKEVMDNSVDEYAMGYGKQIVISISDKVVTVRDYGRGIPLDSLIVAASKMNTGAKYDNKAFKKSVGLNGVGIKAVNALSIDFKIQSYRDGESQMARFSKGILTEQERVLTSEKNGTLVTFLADEELFGNYIFNYEFIETMLRNYSYLNSGLLIKFDGKEFISKNGLLDLLNETLVKEPLYPPIYLKGDDIEIAITHGNDYGEGISSFVNGQFTTQGGTHLSAFREAVSKTIKDFYKRDFDPADVRQGMIAAVSIKVQDPVFESQTKTKLGSKEMGPGGVTVRNFIGDFLKEKLDNYLHRHPDTADAILKKILDSEKERKAISGIQKLARERAKKANLHNRKLRDCRIHYTDKHERSLESTLFITEGDSASGSITKSRDVMTQAVFSLRGKPQNSYGLSKKIVYENEEFNLLQAALNIEDDIENLRYNKIVMATDADVDGMHIRMLLLAFFLQFFPDLVRQGHLYILQTPLFRVRNKKETTYCYSDEEREKAIKKLGPNPEITRFKGLGEISPDEFRNFIGETIRLDRVRLGNDDNIPELLEFYMGKNTPDRQNFVRANLRNEVV from the coding sequence ATGAATACTTATACCGAGAACGAAATCAAAACCCTTGAGTGGAATGAACACATAAGGCGCAGACCAGGAATGTACATAGGAAAGCTTGGAGATGGCTCCTCGCCGGACGATGGTATTTATGTTCTTCTCAAGGAGGTGATGGATAACTCTGTAGATGAGTATGCTATGGGTTACGGAAAACAGATTGTAATCTCAATAAGTGACAAGGTAGTTACAGTAAGAGATTATGGCCGCGGAATCCCGTTGGATTCCCTGATTGTTGCCGCCAGTAAAATGAATACAGGAGCCAAATACGACAACAAAGCCTTTAAAAAATCTGTGGGTCTTAACGGAGTGGGTATAAAAGCAGTTAATGCACTCTCTATTGACTTTAAAATTCAGTCATACAGAGACGGAGAGTCTCAGATGGCAAGATTCAGCAAAGGGATTCTTACAGAGCAGGAGAGGGTGCTTACCTCAGAAAAAAACGGGACTCTTGTAACCTTTCTTGCAGACGAGGAGCTGTTTGGGAATTACATATTCAACTATGAGTTCATTGAGACAATGCTCAGGAACTACTCCTACCTTAACAGCGGTCTGCTTATTAAATTTGACGGTAAGGAGTTTATTTCAAAGAACGGACTACTGGACCTGCTAAATGAGACACTTGTAAAGGAGCCTCTCTATCCCCCCATCTATCTTAAAGGGGATGATATTGAGATAGCGATAACCCATGGAAACGATTACGGAGAGGGTATTTCATCATTTGTTAACGGCCAGTTTACCACACAAGGTGGTACCCATCTTTCGGCCTTCAGAGAGGCGGTATCCAAGACAATAAAAGATTTTTACAAGAGAGATTTTGATCCTGCCGATGTCCGTCAGGGTATGATAGCTGCAGTAAGTATAAAGGTGCAGGATCCGGTATTTGAATCACAGACAAAGACAAAGCTGGGCTCCAAAGAGATGGGTCCCGGAGGGGTAACTGTAAGGAACTTTATCGGGGACTTTCTTAAAGAGAAGCTGGATAACTACCTTCACCGCCATCCGGATACGGCTGATGCCATACTTAAAAAGATTCTGGACTCAGAGAAGGAGAGAAAAGCAATCTCAGGCATACAGAAATTGGCTAGAGAGCGGGCCAAAAAGGCAAACCTGCACAACCGCAAGCTCAGGGACTGCAGAATCCATTATACAGACAAACACGAAAGATCACTGGAGAGTACCCTTTTTATTACAGAGGGGGACTCGGCATCCGGATCAATTACTAAAAGCAGGGATGTTATGACCCAGGCTGTCTTTTCACTAAGGGGCAAACCTCAAAACTCATACGGTCTCTCTAAAAAGATTGTCTATGAAAACGAAGAGTTTAACCTCCTCCAGGCCGCACTTAACATAGAGGATGATATAGAAAACCTCAGATATAATAAAATAGTGATGGCCACAGATGCCGATGTGGACGGTATGCACATCAGAATGCTTCTTCTTGCATTCTTCCTTCAGTTCTTCCCTGATCTTGTAAGGCAGGGACACCTTTATATACTGCAGACACCTCTCTTCCGTGTCAGAAATAAAAAGGAGACAACCTACTGTTATTCAGACGAAGAGCGTGAAAAGGCTATTAAAAAACTCGGCCCCAATCCCGAGATAACCAGATTCAAAGGACTTGGAGAGATCTCCCCGGACGAATTCCGCAACTTCATAGGTGAGACCATCCGCCTGGATCGTGTTCGCCTGGGCAACGATGACAATATTCCGGAACTTCTCGAGTTCTATATGGGCAAAAATACCCCCGACAGACAGAACTTTGTCAGAGCAAATCTTAGGAATGAGGTGGTGTAG
- a CDS encoding helix-turn-helix transcriptional regulator, which produces MMSLCRMRRFKISAEKFSRRVLFLFGLMDVGNKKEIPSSLFNADEILSRVEALLEREELFRSSQLSINLLARRAGTNRTYLSRCFQLKRTSYVNYINNYRLKYAKKLIDSSVSDSKSIAEISELAGFPNPRSFAKCFSAKYGMNPSQYKREILATPPHS; this is translated from the coding sequence ATGATGAGTCTTTGCAGGATGAGAAGATTTAAAATTTCTGCAGAAAAATTTTCGAGGAGGGTTCTCTTTTTATTTGGTTTAATGGATGTTGGGAACAAAAAAGAGATTCCCTCCTCCCTATTTAATGCCGATGAAATACTTTCAAGAGTTGAGGCTCTGCTGGAGAGAGAGGAGTTGTTCCGATCTTCACAACTCTCAATAAACCTCCTTGCAAGAAGGGCCGGAACAAACAGGACTTATCTATCCAGATGCTTCCAGTTAAAGAGGACAAGCTATGTAAATTATATTAATAATTACAGGCTTAAGTATGCAAAAAAGCTAATTGATTCTTCAGTAAGCGATAGTAAAAGTATTGCAGAGATCTCTGAGTTGGCAGGATTTCCAAATCCAAGGTCTTTTGCAAAGTGTTTCTCTGCAAAATATGGGATGAACCCCTCTCAATACAAAAGAGAGATACTGGCTACACCACCTCATTCCTAA
- a CDS encoding helix-turn-helix domain-containing protein, translating to MNTINNLTGFFNTSFEFFSLIVFLTIGIFLIFHTQLYKIKRERGDDRRKLIAVSFLANAVVLILRQILDINKSEDALYDFSSIMLITQLVYPLVLYLYSVTGRRIFAAKEIFYTLIPLSIINISTSVLIHTGSQIPFIVILLSGVSVLVYLIFRVTGFTCSYCIHIKKLMKDPFAVRCELLRFTLFITGVTIFLISLVNILFTASNSLMFPSLLTFTILSATAAYRMSQEDLVLAPLYDKGEDRVNQIVAENSERIEDYRYNQIKERLEQYFETGKPYLNKKLSIKDVATKLYTNKTYLSKIINDNMGVNFNQYVNTYRMKEVDRLLMEDSKISMKELCDKAGFGCMATFAVAFRLNKGDSPAEWCKKNAKNLNKDDESLQDEKI from the coding sequence ATGAATACAATAAACAATTTAACCGGATTTTTCAACACATCATTTGAATTCTTCTCCTTAATCGTCTTTTTGACGATAGGTATTTTTCTAATTTTCCATACTCAGTTATATAAAATTAAGAGGGAGAGGGGCGACGACAGAAGAAAACTTATTGCTGTTTCATTTTTAGCAAATGCAGTTGTTCTCATCCTTAGACAGATCCTGGATATAAATAAGAGTGAGGATGCTCTGTACGATTTTTCGAGTATTATGTTAATTACTCAGCTTGTTTACCCTCTTGTATTATATCTGTATTCGGTAACAGGCAGGAGAATTTTTGCGGCAAAAGAGATCTTTTATACCCTTATTCCGCTGTCAATAATAAACATTTCCACCTCTGTTCTTATTCATACCGGGTCACAAATACCTTTTATTGTTATACTGCTGTCCGGTGTTTCAGTATTGGTTTATCTAATCTTCAGAGTAACTGGATTCACTTGCAGCTATTGTATTCATATCAAAAAATTAATGAAAGATCCATTTGCGGTCAGATGCGAATTGCTGCGTTTCACTCTTTTTATTACCGGAGTGACCATATTTTTAATTTCACTGGTTAATATTTTGTTTACCGCATCAAATTCTCTGATGTTCCCATCTCTTTTAACATTCACTATACTTTCCGCAACGGCAGCATACAGAATGTCACAAGAGGACTTGGTTTTAGCACCACTGTACGATAAGGGAGAGGATAGGGTTAACCAGATAGTGGCAGAAAATTCTGAGCGGATAGAGGATTACAGGTATAACCAGATTAAGGAGAGACTTGAGCAGTATTTTGAGACAGGAAAGCCATATCTTAACAAGAAATTATCAATCAAAGATGTTGCAACAAAGCTCTACACAAACAAAACCTATCTATCAAAGATAATTAACGATAATATGGGTGTCAATTTTAATCAGTATGTAAATACATACAGGATGAAAGAGGTTGATCGCCTCCTTATGGAGGACAGTAAAATAAGCATGAAAGAGCTTTGTGACAAGGCAGGTTTTGGCTGTATGGCAACTTTTGCAGTAGCCTTCAGGTTGAATAAAGGGGATTCTCCTGCAGAGTGGTGTAAAAAGAATGCAAAAAATCTAAACAAAGATGATGAGTCTTTGCAGGATGAGAAGATTTAA
- a CDS encoding monomeric [FeFe] hydrogenase: MYHQATEIRRELLWRVCELSFSGKLEEEIDRIPLIMRPRITELSRCCVHKDRAVIKYRVMTILGFNVTDETDELTRLSEYAKMSGERKDFTDVMLTVVDEACSSCVKQNYTVTNLCKACVGHPCTYACNKGAVKINGHAVIDPALCVNCGRCLVACPFHAIVYTPVPCEEACPVGAISKNERGVEVIDWSKCVFCGKCKEACSFGAIMEKTYLVQIAQEMKDPTRKLVAMVAPALAGQYDQPYGKILAAVKASGFDEVVEVAMGANVTSRNEADEWEERVKEGGAPFMTTSCCPSYKAWAEKNLPDLLPYISHTRTPASYTAELVKKSQPDSVTVFISPCIAKRVEGFYDLNVDYVITFEELDAIIKARGIDIASCEPLELSAEIEKSGRYYAKTGGVAASVAQYLHDSGSYKPMVINGLDKESVKFLRGIVQSGKTDANMIEVMMCQGGCVNGCSTISDYKAATRRLGKI, encoded by the coding sequence ATGTACCATCAGGCAACAGAAATACGAAGAGAGTTATTGTGGAGAGTTTGCGAATTGAGTTTCAGCGGAAAGCTGGAGGAGGAGATAGACAGAATACCGCTAATAATGCGGCCAAGAATTACAGAGTTAAGTCGTTGTTGTGTCCATAAGGACAGGGCGGTGATTAAATACAGGGTGATGACCATACTGGGCTTTAATGTAACAGACGAGACAGATGAACTTACCAGGCTCAGCGAATACGCTAAGATGTCAGGCGAGCGCAAGGATTTTACAGATGTAATGCTCACAGTAGTAGATGAGGCCTGCAGCTCCTGCGTTAAACAGAACTATACAGTAACAAACCTGTGCAAGGCTTGTGTGGGTCATCCCTGCACTTACGCATGCAATAAAGGTGCTGTAAAGATTAATGGGCACGCAGTAATAGACCCGGCTCTCTGCGTAAACTGCGGAAGATGTTTGGTAGCTTGTCCCTTCCACGCAATCGTATATACACCCGTCCCCTGTGAAGAGGCCTGCCCGGTTGGAGCAATTTCAAAGAACGAGAGGGGGGTTGAAGTTATTGACTGGAGTAAATGTGTGTTCTGCGGGAAGTGTAAAGAGGCCTGCTCATTTGGAGCCATTATGGAGAAGACATACCTTGTTCAGATTGCACAGGAGATGAAAGATCCCACAAGGAAACTAGTTGCAATGGTTGCCCCGGCCCTTGCCGGCCAGTACGATCAGCCCTACGGGAAGATACTGGCAGCTGTGAAGGCCAGCGGATTTGACGAGGTTGTTGAGGTTGCAATGGGAGCAAATGTTACCTCCAGGAACGAGGCCGATGAGTGGGAGGAGCGTGTAAAGGAGGGTGGAGCCCCTTTTATGACAACATCCTGTTGTCCATCATATAAAGCGTGGGCTGAGAAAAATCTTCCGGATCTTTTGCCGTATATTTCTCACACAAGAACCCCCGCCTCTTACACAGCAGAGCTTGTAAAAAAATCACAGCCTGATTCTGTAACGGTATTCATAAGCCCCTGTATAGCAAAGAGGGTGGAGGGTTTCTACGATTTAAATGTTGACTATGTTATCACATTTGAGGAGCTGGATGCAATTATAAAGGCAAGGGGTATTGATATCGCCTCCTGTGAACCTCTTGAGCTATCTGCAGAAATTGAGAAAAGTGGCCGCTATTATGCAAAAACAGGCGGAGTGGCAGCATCGGTGGCACAGTATCTGCATGATTCCGGGTCATACAAACCAATGGTCATAAACGGACTTGACAAAGAGTCTGTGAAGTTCCTGAGGGGTATTGTGCAGAGTGGCAAGACTGATGCAAATATGATTGAGGTTATGATGTGCCAGGGGGGATGTGTGAACGGATGCAGCACTATATCGGATTATAAAGCGGCCACAAGAAGGCTCGGTAAAATATAG
- a CDS encoding [Fe-Fe] hydrogenase large subunit C-terminal domain-containing protein, which produces MKRDLVIYTEKINCQDCYKCIKVCPVKSIKVEDFSASVINDTCIYCGQCINACPAGAKKYREELDTVRDWLNHGYDVIACLAPSFVSDFDNVTFVNFIKAFHAMGFTGVSETALGADVVAKATAAHLDKQEGGVLLATCCPSVVNYIKIYYPELEGHLAPFVSPMIAHARMLRASGRRDSKLVFIGPCIAKKQEADVYGDEIDAVLTFDEFRELMDAEGVNFSDMERIELPDDFVIGASERAGLFPVDSGMISTMCGEIRPVDQGYMSFSGMNSVMEICGELSSWSPDKRVFIELMACEGGCIKGPATAKNPGVAAKRNRLLNDFDIFKRSGLALPLVYSEIDISNSKYKIPYKINCLHSEEEIKAVLVSMGKQNKSDELNCSGCGYDNCRAYALAILEGKAEREMCISQMRREAQNQASILLRKMPYGVVLADENLRIVDANDKFIEMGGSEIQMISEALGGLSGADLKKVITYHKYFAAVLSSGEENREFDIREDGRNLSLSIISIQPHKLVCGVIQNMDDSQVIKDIISDKIKEVIRHNAESVQRIAYILGESASFTESVLNSVVEKKR; this is translated from the coding sequence ATGAAACGGGATCTTGTAATTTACACTGAGAAGATTAACTGCCAGGATTGTTACAAATGCATCAAGGTATGTCCCGTAAAATCAATTAAGGTAGAGGACTTTAGCGCCTCAGTCATAAATGATACCTGCATCTATTGCGGTCAGTGCATAAACGCCTGCCCGGCCGGTGCAAAAAAATACAGAGAGGAGCTGGATACGGTCAGGGATTGGCTCAATCACGGTTATGATGTTATTGCCTGTCTGGCTCCCTCTTTTGTTTCTGATTTTGACAATGTAACATTTGTCAATTTTATCAAGGCATTTCACGCAATGGGATTCACCGGGGTCTCAGAGACAGCACTTGGTGCCGATGTAGTTGCCAAAGCCACAGCTGCCCATCTTGATAAACAGGAGGGTGGCGTACTTCTTGCAACATGCTGTCCATCAGTTGTGAACTACATTAAAATTTACTATCCGGAACTTGAAGGTCACCTTGCCCCTTTTGTTTCACCTATGATTGCCCACGCCAGGATGCTGAGAGCCTCCGGCAGAAGGGATTCAAAACTTGTCTTTATTGGCCCTTGTATTGCTAAAAAGCAGGAGGCCGATGTTTACGGGGATGAGATTGATGCCGTCCTCACATTTGATGAGTTCCGTGAACTGATGGATGCAGAGGGTGTAAACTTCTCGGATATGGAGAGGATAGAGCTTCCGGATGATTTTGTTATAGGAGCCTCTGAGAGAGCAGGACTCTTTCCAGTAGACAGCGGAATGATAAGCACGATGTGCGGAGAGATAAGACCCGTAGATCAGGGCTATATGAGTTTTTCAGGGATGAATTCAGTAATGGAGATATGCGGAGAGCTCTCATCCTGGAGTCCTGATAAAAGGGTATTTATTGAACTGATGGCCTGCGAGGGTGGCTGTATAAAGGGTCCCGCAACTGCAAAGAACCCGGGTGTTGCAGCAAAGAGAAACAGACTGCTCAACGACTTTGATATCTTTAAACGATCAGGTCTGGCGCTGCCCTTAGTTTACAGCGAGATTGACATCTCAAACAGTAAATACAAAATTCCATACAAAATTAATTGCCTTCACAGCGAAGAGGAGATTAAGGCGGTTCTGGTCTCTATGGGCAAACAGAATAAATCGGATGAGCTTAACTGTTCCGGCTGCGGATATGATAATTGCAGAGCCTATGCACTTGCAATTCTTGAGGGTAAGGCAGAGAGGGAGATGTGCATTTCCCAGATGAGGAGAGAGGCTCAAAACCAGGCATCCATACTACTTCGCAAAATGCCGTACGGAGTTGTGCTCGCAGATGAAAATCTCAGAATTGTTGATGCAAATGATAAATTTATTGAGATGGGGGGCAGCGAGATACAGATGATATCAGAGGCTTTGGGAGGTTTGAGCGGTGCAGACCTGAAAAAGGTTATAACCTACCATAAATACTTTGCTGCTGTACTCTCTTCCGGTGAAGAGAACCGGGAGTTTGACATAAGAGAGGATGGCCGCAATCTCTCACTTTCAATTATTTCAATACAGCCACACAAACTGGTTTGCGGAGTTATTCAGAACATGGATGACTCTCAGGTTATAAAGGATATAATTTCTGACAAGATAAAGGAGGTTATAAGACATAATGCGGAATCTGTTCAGCGCATTGCATATATTCTTGGTGAAAGCGCCTCTTTTACGGAGAGTGTCCTTAATTCCGTTGTAGAGAAGAAGAGGTAA